Proteins encoded by one window of Massilia sp. NR 4-1:
- a CDS encoding filamentous hemagglutinin N-terminal domain-containing protein, whose protein sequence is MRHQRFSCAASRRHRLQRTMLAAAIAAAFGAAQANPTLPQVVAGQAAFSQDGKTFSVRNAPNTIINWQSFSIAKDEITRFIQQGADSKVLNRIAGQDPSQILGALQSNGQVFLINPNGVLFGRDARIDVQGLVASSLAISNADFLAGKHSFSGAPGAGKVENQGSIVTPQGGRVFLIAPNVANSGIIASPQGEVVLAAGHSVQLVDSANPALHVVVSAPADQALNLGQVVAQGGRIGIYGALLGQRGTVNADSAVIGANGKIVLKASNTALLEAGSRTSATGAGQGGAIEVLGQRVGVMGDARIDASGARGGGSVLLGGDYQGKTSAARGNALQSYVGKDAQVAADALEIGDGGKIIVWADDSTRAYGKLSARGGKAGGKGGLVETSGHSLDVAGIRVDTRAAQGATGTWLLDPYDIEVKTGGTASVGDVAAFAAGAAGGVTQVDPATLAATASNVLLQASNGLTITDALDLTTPGLDIKAQAGNHINVNAALKTTAGRITLSANDAGASGSDPLLGNLNINAPIDTRGGTLSLSGANLNLNAIASIGTGSADLRTNVADGTITVASTGAVNGLAAVANAPLLSFVANNVVLDGSVSAGGPGDTSVVSFALLDSSRPLEIAASKTGSSLILSADELNRISASEIVLGNSSHNGGIAVSQAVGLHAEVRKLSLRTAKDVVFKQPLAMGNANGSLEAAAYGGAGRVVFTGMGKASAATVALRADNMDLGSTAGTVSASSYVTLDTDADSAAIRLGQGANGATGTLVLDETELKTIAAPVLGIGTRATYSGALSVDGPLNLAAINIPALAAPMQDSGGAAAVSTGTPNRVTSGGVIGGSAIGSLKLRGGSLALTGDIAVTNELGLSSSGAISQGGKLTAQSLNASGTSVALEGDNQIANVSGSASGGDFLLRTNASFLRVGNGQTAQGISASGRIKLTSAGFIGQYDNAPLSAATLLLSAPEGVDMMSANNQVGAVAAQNVARFNFRNVGVLKVGVDGKGVSLSSSGSGSGSGTNAALNIETGGQLDVAEAVNGAGQVVRLGGSAVHIGNTGTPSHAGVTGSNVTLDAKGGAVTLDSGATLAARRVNLIAGQVSLGPASSISAEGSAATADGAVTITPGSGRLVKIGAGAIDDASTLGLSSDELKTISADALFVQSGSGSSGTSIVVDGLDLSGAKLRSGLWLNASDNINLNGSVTLPVDLFATAGGYIGSTGLVTARNINLNASDFLLAGGAGKGLVANGQTGVVVLDSGTSSKALQLGGAGVTTGSILLSQEMLASIQANEVALLSASAINVAGDVSLPGASLDLKAPTLGVQATLNAAKIDIRTDSADIAGKLKADIVSIAPVTAGKTISVGAACAGCLSLTQLANIEAPTVGIGSSDSQNTAGAISVAGIGTSAGATQRNALTTRIGLITGAGVLQTGAIDVRDLGIDAGNSVVLNDAGNKVENLAGMVKGDFSFKNSQDLTIARLTGAAGSRAHYDVSGLKVDGNVVLDVAGSLSRSDGATAADKGVIVANRLDMKAGGSIGGASLALLTSVAGLSAESTATSGAMPINIANVNNTAYDSKLTVYKLKLADGNTGAVTLNNTGATEVPAAGLVRSDSGKITLVAHSPLSIAGTVSSASGDIELVAGASGSSADVLSFASGALVTSTSGTIKLAAGQSITGVDATTVQAAPGRLVTVPNQNTPPPTNPPPVTPPPVTPPPPVEPPPTNPPPPVEPPPVTPPPVNPPPVEPPPVIPPPVNPPPVEPPPVTPPLSVDLCQLTPSLPICQVIAPPTAQEPVKPVQQAVNQIVSAVNTQTQMLADASGADSGRAPSASKSEEKKSDKKEEGSKGNSATDKTGSKNEKAAPKMYCN, encoded by the coding sequence ATGAGGCATCAGCGTTTTTCCTGCGCCGCGAGCCGGCGCCATCGCCTGCAGCGCACCATGCTGGCGGCGGCCATCGCCGCCGCTTTCGGCGCCGCGCAAGCCAATCCCACCCTGCCGCAAGTGGTGGCGGGACAGGCGGCATTCAGCCAGGACGGCAAGACCTTCTCGGTTCGCAATGCGCCGAACACCATCATCAACTGGCAAAGCTTCTCGATCGCGAAAGACGAGATCACGCGCTTCATCCAGCAGGGGGCGGACAGCAAGGTACTGAACCGCATCGCCGGGCAAGACCCCAGCCAGATTCTGGGCGCGCTGCAATCGAACGGCCAGGTCTTCCTGATCAATCCCAACGGCGTCCTGTTCGGCCGGGATGCGCGCATCGACGTGCAGGGGCTGGTGGCATCCAGCCTGGCGATCTCGAACGCCGACTTCCTGGCCGGCAAGCACAGTTTCAGCGGCGCGCCCGGTGCCGGCAAGGTGGAGAACCAGGGCAGCATCGTGACGCCGCAGGGCGGCCGCGTATTCCTGATCGCGCCCAATGTGGCCAACAGCGGCATCATCGCCTCGCCCCAGGGCGAGGTGGTGCTGGCGGCCGGACATAGCGTGCAGCTGGTGGACTCCGCCAATCCGGCCCTGCATGTGGTGGTGTCGGCGCCGGCCGATCAGGCGCTGAACCTGGGCCAGGTGGTGGCGCAGGGCGGCCGCATCGGCATCTATGGCGCCTTGCTCGGCCAGCGCGGCACGGTGAACGCCGACAGCGCGGTGATCGGCGCCAACGGCAAGATCGTGCTCAAGGCCAGCAATACGGCCCTGCTGGAAGCGGGCAGCCGTACCTCGGCCACCGGTGCGGGCCAGGGCGGCGCCATCGAAGTGCTGGGCCAGCGCGTCGGCGTGATGGGCGATGCGCGCATCGACGCCAGCGGCGCGCGGGGCGGCGGCAGCGTGCTGCTGGGCGGCGATTATCAAGGCAAAACCAGCGCGGCGCGCGGCAATGCGCTGCAAAGCTATGTGGGCAAGGATGCCCAGGTGGCGGCCGATGCGCTGGAAATCGGCGACGGCGGCAAGATCATCGTCTGGGCCGACGACAGCACGCGCGCATACGGCAAGCTGTCGGCGCGCGGCGGCAAGGCCGGCGGCAAGGGCGGGCTGGTGGAGACCTCGGGCCATTCCCTGGACGTGGCGGGCATCCGCGTCGATACCCGCGCCGCCCAAGGCGCCACCGGCACCTGGCTGCTCGACCCTTACGACATCGAGGTGAAGACCGGCGGTACGGCATCGGTTGGCGATGTGGCGGCCTTCGCGGCCGGTGCGGCGGGCGGCGTGACCCAGGTCGATCCGGCCACGCTGGCCGCCACCGCCAGCAATGTGCTGCTCCAGGCCAGCAACGGCCTGACCATCACCGATGCGCTCGACCTTACCACGCCGGGCCTGGACATCAAGGCGCAGGCGGGTAATCACATCAATGTGAACGCGGCGCTCAAAACCACGGCGGGACGCATCACGCTCTCGGCCAACGACGCGGGCGCGTCCGGCAGCGATCCGCTGCTGGGCAATCTGAATATCAATGCGCCTATCGATACGCGCGGCGGCACGCTCTCGCTGAGCGGCGCCAATCTGAACCTGAACGCCATCGCCAGCATCGGTACGGGCAGCGCCGATCTGCGCACCAATGTGGCCGACGGCACGATCACGGTTGCAAGCACCGGCGCCGTGAATGGACTGGCCGCTGTCGCCAATGCGCCGCTGCTTTCCTTTGTCGCGAATAATGTGGTGCTCGATGGCAGCGTGAGTGCTGGCGGTCCGGGCGACACCAGCGTGGTGTCCTTCGCACTTCTGGACAGCAGCCGCCCCTTGGAAATTGCCGCCAGCAAGACGGGCAGCAGCCTGATATTGAGCGCCGATGAACTGAACCGCATCTCGGCCTCCGAGATCGTTCTTGGCAATTCCTCGCACAATGGCGGTATCGCCGTGTCGCAGGCGGTTGGCCTGCATGCCGAAGTGCGCAAGCTGTCGCTGCGCACCGCCAAGGACGTGGTGTTCAAGCAGCCCCTGGCCATGGGGAATGCCAACGGCAGCCTGGAGGCTGCGGCGTATGGCGGCGCAGGACGCGTTGTTTTCACCGGCATGGGCAAGGCGAGCGCGGCGACCGTAGCCCTGCGCGCCGATAATATGGACCTGGGCAGCACGGCGGGCACGGTTAGCGCTTCCAGTTATGTAACGCTCGATACGGACGCCGACAGTGCAGCTATCCGCCTGGGGCAGGGCGCCAACGGCGCGACCGGAACCCTGGTGCTGGACGAGACGGAGCTGAAGACTATCGCTGCTCCGGTCCTGGGCATCGGCACGCGCGCCACCTACAGCGGCGCATTGAGCGTGGATGGCCCACTCAATCTTGCGGCCATCAACATTCCCGCGCTGGCGGCGCCCATGCAGGACTCCGGCGGTGCCGCCGCGGTATCAACCGGTACGCCAAACCGCGTCACCAGCGGCGGCGTGATAGGCGGTTCAGCCATCGGCTCCCTGAAGCTGCGCGGCGGCAGCCTCGCGCTGACAGGCGATATTGCCGTGACAAATGAACTGGGGCTGTCCAGCTCCGGCGCGATCAGCCAAGGCGGTAAGCTGACGGCGCAGAGCCTGAACGCCAGCGGCACTTCGGTCGCGCTGGAAGGAGATAACCAGATCGCCAATGTCAGCGGCAGTGCCAGTGGCGGCGATTTCCTGCTGCGCACCAATGCCAGCTTCCTGCGCGTCGGCAATGGCCAGACGGCGCAAGGCATCAGTGCCAGCGGCCGCATCAAGCTGACTAGCGCCGGTTTTATCGGACAGTACGACAACGCGCCATTGAGTGCCGCCACGTTGTTGCTGTCGGCGCCGGAGGGCGTGGATATGATGTCCGCCAACAACCAGGTCGGTGCGGTAGCGGCGCAGAATGTGGCCCGCTTCAATTTCCGCAACGTCGGCGTGCTGAAAGTGGGCGTGGACGGCAAAGGCGTTTCTCTCTCGTCCAGCGGCAGCGGCAGCGGGAGTGGCACCAATGCTGCCCTGAACATCGAAACCGGCGGCCAGCTCGATGTGGCCGAAGCTGTGAATGGCGCCGGCCAGGTGGTGCGTCTGGGCGGCAGCGCTGTCCATATCGGCAATACCGGTACGCCTTCGCACGCCGGCGTCACCGGCTCGAACGTGACGCTGGATGCCAAGGGCGGCGCTGTCACACTCGACAGCGGCGCTACGCTGGCCGCGCGGCGCGTGAACCTGATCGCCGGCCAGGTCAGCCTCGGCCCGGCATCGTCCATCAGCGCCGAAGGCAGCGCGGCGACGGCCGATGGCGCCGTCACCATCACGCCGGGCAGCGGACGGCTGGTGAAGATTGGTGCGGGCGCGATCGATGATGCGTCCACCCTCGGCCTCTCCAGCGACGAACTCAAAACCATCAGCGCCGATGCGCTGTTTGTGCAATCGGGTTCCGGCAGCAGCGGCACCAGCATCGTGGTCGATGGTCTGGACCTGAGCGGGGCCAAGCTGCGCAGCGGCCTGTGGCTGAATGCCAGCGACAATATCAATCTGAATGGCAGCGTTACTTTGCCGGTCGACCTGTTTGCGACGGCGGGCGGCTATATCGGCAGCACCGGCCTGGTCACGGCACGCAATATCAATCTGAACGCCAGCGATTTTCTGCTGGCCGGCGGCGCGGGCAAGGGCCTGGTGGCAAACGGCCAGACCGGCGTGGTGGTGCTCGACTCGGGCACTTCGTCCAAGGCCTTGCAACTGGGCGGCGCGGGCGTGACCACCGGTTCCATCCTGTTGTCGCAGGAGATGCTGGCGTCGATCCAGGCGAACGAGGTGGCCTTGCTCTCGGCCAGCGCCATCAATGTGGCGGGCGATGTGAGCCTGCCGGGCGCCAGTCTGGATCTGAAGGCGCCCACGCTGGGCGTGCAGGCTACGCTGAACGCGGCGAAAATCGATATCCGTACCGACAGTGCCGATATTGCGGGCAAACTGAAGGCCGATATCGTCAGCATCGCTCCCGTCACTGCGGGCAAGACGATTTCGGTCGGTGCAGCCTGCGCCGGCTGCCTGTCGCTGACCCAATTGGCGAATATCGAAGCGCCTACTGTGGGCATCGGTTCCAGCGATTCGCAGAACACGGCGGGCGCGATCAGCGTGGCGGGTATCGGCACGAGTGCCGGGGCCACCCAGCGCAATGCACTCACTACCCGTATCGGCCTGATTACCGGCGCCGGCGTACTGCAAACCGGCGCCATCGATGTGCGCGACCTGGGCATCGATGCCGGCAATAGCGTTGTGCTGAACGATGCCGGCAACAAGGTGGAAAACCTGGCTGGTATGGTGAAGGGCGATTTCAGCTTCAAGAACAGCCAGGACTTGACGATTGCCCGCCTGACGGGTGCCGCCGGCAGCCGCGCCCACTACGATGTGAGCGGCCTGAAAGTGGATGGCAATGTGGTGCTTGACGTGGCCGGATCACTCTCGCGCAGCGATGGCGCCACGGCCGCGGACAAGGGCGTGATCGTGGCCAACCGGCTGGACATGAAGGCGGGCGGCAGCATTGGCGGCGCATCCTTGGCGCTGCTGACCAGCGTGGCCGGCCTGTCGGCGGAGAGTACGGCCACCAGCGGTGCCATGCCGATCAATATCGCCAACGTCAACAACACCGCGTATGACAGCAAGCTCACGGTGTACAAGCTGAAACTGGCGGACGGCAATACCGGCGCCGTCACCTTGAACAATACCGGTGCGACCGAGGTGCCGGCCGCTGGCCTGGTGCGCAGCGACAGCGGCAAGATCACGCTGGTGGCGCATAGTCCGCTCAGCATCGCCGGCACGGTCAGCAGTGCCAGCGGCGATATCGAACTGGTGGCAGGCGCCAGCGGCTCCTCGGCTGACGTGCTGTCCTTCGCTTCGGGCGCCCTGGTCACGTCCACCAGTGGCACCATCAAGCTGGCGGCGGGCCAGTCGATCACAGGGGTGGATGCCACCACGGTGCAGGCCGCGCCGGGCCGCCTGGTCACGGTACCGAACCAGAACACGCCGCCGCCCACCAATCCGCCGCCGGTGACGCCGCCACCCGTGACACCGCCGCCGCCGGTGGAGCCGCCGCCGACCAATCCGCCACCGCCGGTCGAGCCGCCGCCTGTGACGCCGCCGCCGGTGAATCCTCCTCCGGTCGAGCCGCCGCCTGTGATACCGCCGCCGGTGAATCCGCCGCCGGTCGAACCACCGCCGGTGACGCCGCCGCTCAGTGTTGACCTGTGCCAGCTTACGCCTTCGCTGCCGATCTGCCAGGTGATCGCCCCGCCCACGGCGCAGGAACCGGTCAAGCCGGTACAGCAGGCGGTGAACCAGATCGTCAGCGCCGTCAATACGCAGACGCAGATGCTGGCCGATGCATCCGGCGCTGATAGCGGCCGCGCGCCTTCCGCCTCGAAGAGCGAGGAGAAGAAGTCCGACAAGAAGGAAGAGGGCAGCAAGGGCAATTCCGCCACCGACAAGACTGGAAGCAAAAATGAGAAAGCCGCACCCAAAATGTATTGCAATTGA
- a CDS encoding FecR family protein, whose amino-acid sequence MRKPHPKCIAIEAACLGRLLLQAGLCAALWLTAMQAWAAVAGTVVQLSGPLLAKKANGTVKILSLKSEVENGDTLVTEKNTYAMLRFIDNSEITLRPASTMTIENFSFDKGKPEGDQAHFSLVKGGLRSITGLLGQRNKEKFSLKTPAATIGIRGTTFIVEYVAPDDAPALASARRFLGASTAALAPDSLPPAPLQLAQMAQPLLPAGGARPAGLYVQVVAGQINVSNGGGGLNFSAGQFGYVPSTTLPPIVLPANPGLQFTPPPAFSTAANPAAQANPGSDSGKGKAVDCEVR is encoded by the coding sequence ATGAGAAAGCCGCACCCAAAATGTATTGCAATTGAGGCGGCCTGCCTTGGCCGCCTGCTGCTGCAGGCCGGCCTGTGCGCCGCCCTGTGGCTGACCGCGATGCAGGCCTGGGCGGCGGTGGCCGGCACGGTGGTGCAGCTGAGCGGGCCGCTGCTGGCGAAGAAGGCCAATGGCACGGTCAAGATCCTCTCGCTCAAATCCGAGGTGGAAAACGGCGACACCCTCGTCACCGAGAAAAACACTTATGCCATGCTGCGCTTTATCGACAACAGCGAGATCACGCTGCGGCCCGCCTCCACCATGACGATCGAGAACTTCAGTTTCGACAAGGGCAAGCCGGAAGGCGATCAGGCCCATTTCAGCCTGGTGAAGGGCGGCCTGCGCTCGATTACCGGCCTGCTGGGACAGCGCAATAAGGAAAAATTCTCGCTCAAGACGCCGGCCGCCACCATCGGCATCCGCGGCACCACCTTTATCGTCGAGTATGTGGCGCCGGACGACGCGCCGGCCCTGGCGTCGGCCCGGCGCTTCCTGGGCGCCAGCACGGCGGCGCTGGCGCCGGACAGCCTGCCGCCCGCGCCGCTGCAGCTGGCCCAGATGGCGCAACCCCTGCTGCCGGCCGGCGGCGCGCGTCCCGCCGGCCTGTATGTGCAGGTGGTGGCGGGCCAGATCAATGTCAGCAACGGTGGCGGCGGGCTGAATTTCAGCGCCGGCCAGTTCGGCTACGTGCCCAGCACGACGCTGCCGCCCATCGTTTTGCCGGCCAATCCGGGGCTGCAATTCACCCCGCCGCCGGCATTCAGTACGGCCGCCAACCCGGCCGCCCAGGCCAATCCCGGCAGCGACAGTGGCAAGGGCAAGGCCGTCGATTGCGAGGTGCGCTAA
- a CDS encoding heavy metal translocating P-type ATPase produces the protein MTCASCVARVEKALAAVPGVGKASVNLATETARIESADPLEFGALRQAVEKAGYDAAPVVPDAPPSTAAKDAEPASALPLILSALLSLPLMAPMVAGWFGGHLMIDGWLQWLLATPVQFVFGARFYKAGWKAARAGAGNMDLLVALGTSAAYGLSVYLVLSGGAMAHLYFEASAVVITLVLLGKWLEARAKRQTTSAIRALQTLRPEAARVRGPQGDVDTPIAEVRLGDLVVVRPGERIAVDGEVVEGSSHVDESLITGESLPVARHAGERVTGGAINGDGLLLVRTSATGAETTLARIIRLVEDAQAEKAPVQHLVDRVSAVFVPVVLVLALFTLLGWWFASGDIERATINAVAVLVIACPCALGLATPAAIMAGTGVAARHGILIKDAEALEMAYQVGTVVFDKTGTLTQGKPALAALIPHGIDKERLLQLAAAVQRGSEHSLARAVLDAERGAIEAGGAPASLDGSVITALAGRGLAASVDGMRLLLGSTRLLEEQKIDIAPLQARAEVLERGGHTVSWLADARGKQLLGLLAFADQVKPHAAAAVRRLHSRGIATVMLTGDNQGSAQAVAAQTGVGSFVAGLLPADKTQHIERIKAEGQAGARIAMVGDGINDAPALAAADVGIAMSTGTDVAMHAAGITLMRGDPLLVADAIDISRRTFNKIRQNLFWAFVYNLAGIPLAAFGLLNPMLAGAAMALSSVSVISNALLLRRWQALKEQE, from the coding sequence ATGACCTGCGCCTCCTGCGTCGCCCGCGTTGAAAAGGCGCTGGCCGCCGTGCCGGGCGTGGGCAAGGCCAGCGTCAACCTGGCCACCGAAACGGCCCGCATCGAGTCGGCTGATCCCCTGGAGTTTGGCGCGTTGCGCCAGGCCGTCGAAAAAGCCGGCTATGACGCTGCGCCGGTGGTGCCCGATGCGCCGCCCAGCACCGCCGCCAAGGACGCCGAGCCGGCGTCGGCCCTGCCGCTCATCCTCTCCGCCCTGCTGTCCCTGCCGCTGATGGCGCCCATGGTGGCCGGCTGGTTCGGCGGCCACCTGATGATCGACGGCTGGCTGCAATGGCTGCTGGCCACCCCCGTGCAATTCGTCTTCGGCGCGCGCTTCTACAAGGCCGGCTGGAAGGCGGCGCGCGCCGGTGCCGGCAATATGGACTTGCTGGTAGCCCTCGGCACCAGCGCCGCCTATGGCTTGAGCGTCTACCTGGTGCTGTCGGGCGGGGCCATGGCCCATCTGTATTTCGAGGCATCGGCCGTGGTGATTACCCTGGTCCTGCTGGGCAAATGGCTGGAAGCGCGTGCCAAGCGCCAGACCACGTCGGCCATCCGCGCCCTGCAGACCCTGCGTCCCGAGGCGGCGCGGGTGCGCGGCCCGCAGGGCGATGTGGATACGCCGATCGCCGAGGTGCGCCTGGGCGACCTGGTGGTGGTGCGGCCCGGCGAGCGCATCGCCGTCGATGGCGAGGTGGTGGAGGGCAGCAGCCATGTGGATGAATCCCTGATCACCGGCGAAAGCCTACCGGTGGCGCGTCATGCCGGCGAGCGCGTGACGGGTGGCGCCATCAACGGCGACGGCCTGCTGCTGGTGCGCACCAGTGCCACCGGCGCGGAAACCACGCTGGCGCGCATCATTCGCCTGGTGGAGGACGCCCAGGCCGAGAAGGCGCCGGTACAGCACCTGGTGGACCGCGTCAGCGCCGTCTTCGTGCCGGTGGTGCTGGTCCTGGCCCTGTTTACCCTGCTGGGCTGGTGGTTCGCCAGCGGCGATATCGAGCGCGCCACCATCAATGCGGTGGCGGTGCTGGTGATCGCCTGTCCCTGCGCCCTCGGCCTGGCCACGCCCGCCGCCATCATGGCCGGCACCGGCGTGGCGGCGCGCCACGGCATCCTGATCAAGGATGCGGAGGCGCTGGAAATGGCTTACCAGGTCGGCACCGTGGTGTTCGACAAGACCGGCACCCTGACCCAGGGCAAACCGGCGCTGGCGGCCCTGATCCCGCATGGCATCGACAAGGAGCGCCTGCTGCAGCTGGCCGCCGCCGTGCAGCGCGGCAGCGAGCACTCGCTGGCGCGCGCCGTGCTGGATGCCGAGCGCGGCGCCATCGAGGCGGGCGGCGCGCCGGCCAGCCTGGATGGCAGCGTCATTACCGCCCTGGCCGGGCGCGGCCTGGCCGCCAGCGTGGACGGCATGCGTCTGCTGCTGGGCAGCACCCGCCTGCTGGAAGAGCAGAAGATCGATATCGCGCCGCTGCAGGCCCGCGCCGAAGTGCTGGAGCGGGGCGGCCATACCGTGTCCTGGCTGGCCGACGCGCGCGGCAAGCAACTGCTTGGCCTGCTGGCTTTCGCCGACCAGGTCAAGCCGCATGCGGCCGCCGCCGTGCGCCGCCTGCACAGCCGCGGCATCGCCACCGTCATGCTGACCGGCGACAACCAGGGCAGCGCCCAGGCGGTCGCCGCGCAGACCGGCGTGGGCAGCTTCGTCGCCGGCCTGCTGCCGGCCGACAAGACCCAGCACATCGAACGCATCAAGGCCGAGGGCCAGGCCGGCGCGCGCATCGCCATGGTGGGCGACGGCATCAACGACGCGCCGGCGCTGGCGGCGGCCGATGTGGGCATCGCCATGTCCACCGGCACCGACGTCGCCATGCACGCCGCCGGCATCACCCTGATGCGCGGCGATCCGCTGCTGGTGGCCGACGCCATCGACATCTCGCGCCGCACCTTCAACAAGATCCGCCAGAACCTGTTCTGGGCTTTCGTCTACAATCTGGCGGGTATTCCGCTGGCGGCGTTCGGCCTGCTGAATCCCATGCTGGCCGGCGCGGCGATGGCGCTCAGTTCCGTCAGCGTGATCAGCAACGCCTTGCTGCTGCGCCGCTGGCAAGCACTCAAGGAGCAGGAATGA
- the cueR gene encoding Cu(I)-responsive transcriptional regulator: MNIGQAATASGVSAKMIRYYESIGLVSESRRSDSGYRIYNDKDLHALRFIKRARNLGFSLEQIRDLLSLWQNNERASADVKAIALAHVDELNQRIRELSEMRDTLASLADSCHGDQRPDCPILQTLGKPCH; encoded by the coding sequence ATGAATATAGGACAGGCGGCCACCGCCTCCGGCGTCAGCGCCAAGATGATCCGCTATTACGAAAGCATCGGGCTGGTCAGCGAGAGCCGGCGCAGCGACAGCGGCTACCGCATCTACAACGACAAGGATCTGCACGCGCTGCGCTTCATCAAGCGCGCGCGTAACCTGGGTTTTTCGCTGGAGCAGATCCGCGACCTGCTCTCGCTGTGGCAGAACAATGAACGCGCCAGCGCCGACGTCAAGGCCATCGCCCTGGCCCACGTCGATGAGCTGAACCAGCGCATCCGCGAACTGAGCGAAATGCGCGACACCCTGGCCAGCCTGGCCGATTCCTGCCACGGCGACCAGCGCCCCGATTGTCCCATCCTGCAGACCCTGGGCAAACCCTGCCACTAG
- a CDS encoding TonB-dependent receptor, producing the protein MTVRSTILAASLLAAFPYAHAEEAEKTVPAVPLDVVEVTGHYNNSVGTSDAASQGQVKAALIANRPALRPGELLEFVPGVIVTQHSGDGKANQYFLRGFNLDHGTDFATFVDGMPVNMRTHAHGQGYTDLNFLIPELVERIAYRKGPYYADEGDFASAGAAHMSLFNQLKQSVATLTVGENRYMRGMLAGSGAAAGGTLLYGLELAHNDGPWVHPEAFRKNSGVLRYSTVSGADQYAVTAMAYKGSWHASNQIPLRAVESGALNPFDAIDPTDGGRTARYSLSGEWKRRSGEAQSQANVYAVRSDLTLFNNHTYFLDDPENGDQNRQTERRRMLGFAASHSWPATLGDFSMSHKIGAQGRYDHISPLSLLATRNQQVLGTVSESKVKEASLAAYYENTLHWTPWLRSIAGLRYDSYRFDVASNIAENSGKVNAHITSPKLSLVLGPWRSTEFFLNYGSGFHSNDARGTTAHLSPKEREPIEPVTPLVRTRGGEIGVRSEMLPGLQSSLALWKLRSASELVFSGDAGDTAPSRASKRSGIELNNHYVARSWLLFDLDLAYSRGRYSEADPAGEHIPGAVEKVASFGATVNDIGPWSGAFQMRYFGPRPLIEDNSQRSKGTAIAYLRAGYRFNRNWQLSLDVFNLFDRKASDIDYFYASRLPGEAAEGVPDVHYHPAERRNFRLTLRASF; encoded by the coding sequence ATGACCGTGCGCAGCACCATTCTGGCCGCATCCTTGCTGGCCGCCTTCCCATACGCCCACGCCGAAGAGGCAGAGAAAACCGTTCCCGCCGTCCCGCTGGACGTGGTGGAAGTCACCGGCCATTACAACAACAGCGTCGGTACCTCGGACGCCGCCAGCCAGGGCCAGGTCAAGGCCGCCCTGATCGCCAACCGTCCGGCGCTGCGTCCGGGCGAACTGCTCGAATTCGTGCCGGGTGTGATCGTCACCCAGCACAGCGGCGACGGCAAGGCTAACCAGTACTTCCTGCGCGGCTTCAATCTCGACCACGGCACCGACTTCGCCACCTTTGTCGACGGCATGCCGGTGAATATGCGCACCCATGCCCATGGCCAGGGCTATACCGACCTGAATTTCCTGATCCCCGAGCTGGTGGAGCGCATCGCCTACCGCAAAGGCCCTTACTACGCGGACGAAGGCGACTTCGCTTCGGCCGGCGCCGCGCACATGTCCCTGTTCAACCAGCTGAAACAGAGTGTGGCGACGCTGACCGTCGGCGAAAACCGCTATATGCGCGGCATGCTGGCCGGTTCCGGCGCGGCCGCCGGCGGCACCTTGCTGTATGGCTTGGAGCTGGCGCATAACGACGGTCCGTGGGTGCATCCTGAAGCCTTCCGCAAGAACAGCGGCGTACTGCGTTACAGCACCGTGAGCGGCGCCGACCAGTATGCCGTCACCGCCATGGCATACAAGGGCTCCTGGCACGCCAGCAACCAGATTCCGCTGCGCGCAGTGGAAAGCGGGGCGCTGAATCCCTTCGACGCCATCGATCCGACCGACGGCGGGCGCACCGCGCGCTACAGCCTGTCGGGGGAGTGGAAGCGCCGCAGCGGCGAGGCGCAGAGCCAGGCCAATGTGTACGCCGTGCGTTCCGACCTGACCCTGTTCAACAACCACACCTACTTCCTCGACGATCCGGAAAACGGCGACCAGAACCGCCAGACGGAGCGCCGCCGCATGCTGGGCTTCGCCGCCTCGCACAGCTGGCCCGCCACGCTGGGTGATTTCAGCATGAGCCACAAGATCGGCGCGCAAGGGCGCTACGACCATATCTCGCCGCTGTCGCTGCTCGCCACCAGGAACCAGCAGGTACTGGGCACCGTCAGCGAATCGAAGGTGAAGGAAGCCAGCCTGGCGGCCTACTACGAGAACACCCTGCACTGGACGCCATGGCTGCGCAGCATCGCCGGCCTGCGCTACGACAGCTACCGCTTCGACGTCGCCAGCAATATCGCGGAAAACTCGGGCAAGGTGAACGCCCACATCACCTCGCCCAAGCTGTCCCTGGTGCTGGGACCATGGCGGAGCACCGAATTCTTCCTGAACTATGGTTCCGGCTTCCATAGCAACGACGCGCGCGGCACCACGGCCCACCTGTCGCCGAAAGAGCGCGAACCGATCGAGCCGGTGACGCCGCTGGTGCGCACGCGCGGCGGCGAAATCGGCGTGCGCAGCGAAATGCTGCCAGGCCTGCAAAGCTCGCTGGCGCTGTGGAAGCTGCGTTCGGCCTCGGAGCTGGTGTTCTCGGGCGACGCGGGCGACACGGCGCCGAGCCGCGCCAGCAAGCGTTCCGGCATCGAGCTGAATAACCATTACGTGGCGCGCAGCTGGCTGCTGTTCGACCTGGACCTGGCGTACTCGCGCGGCCGCTACAGCGAAGCCGATCCGGCCGGCGAGCATATCCCCGGCGCGGTGGAGAAGGTGGCATCCTTCGGCGCCACGGTGAACGATATCGGCCCCTGGTCGGGCGCTTTCCAGATGCGCTATTTCGGTCCGCGTCCGCTGATCGAAGACAATAGCCAGCGTTCCAAAGGCACGGCGATTGCCTATCTGCGCGCCGGCTACCGCTTCAACCGCAACTGGCAGCTGTCGCTGGACGTGTTCAATCTGTTCGACCGCAAGGCCAGCGATATCGACTACTTCTACGCCTCGCGCCTGCCGGGCGAAGCGGCCGAAGGCGTGCCGGACGTGCATTACCACCCGGCCGAGCGCCGCAACTTCCGCCTGACCCTGCGCGCCAGCTTCTGA